Below is a window of Planctomycetota bacterium DNA.
CTGTGACGAGAGCGAAGGAAGTCGACCTGCTCCTGGCCGAAGACGAAAGCGATGTGTGGGACCGGGCGGACGAAGGTCGACGGGTCGTCGATGACGCCGTCGCGAACGAGCGACGACCAGAACTGCTTGGAGTGCTCGAACTGCTCGAAGATCTTGACCGCGACCGAGACGTCGACTTCCCCACCGGAGCCGCGATGTGGCGTGTAGCTCAATTCGCACAGCCCGGCGTGTCCGGTGCCGGCGTTGTGCCAGCCGTTCGAGGCTTCGCCGGCGAACTCGTCGTGGGCTTCGAACAGGCGAATGCGGGCGTTTGGCTTCAGGCGACGCAGCATGATGCCCAGCGACGCGCTCATGATCCCGCTGCCGACAAGGACGATGTCGACATCGGACGTCGCCGCTTCGTTATGGTTGACGTCTTCCATAAAAGAGGGTAGCTTACCGCTGTGCCGAAGGTAGCACAACACATTGTCGAAGCCCGGCGAGCCCGGGCCGCGGCGCTGCTACGCGAGCACCGCTACCTCGGCGTGGGAGAGGTCGCCAAGCGACTCGGCGTCAGTGAAAACACGGCAAGACGCGACCTGGCGGTCCTGGCCGAGCGGTCGCAGGCCCAGCGGACCTTCGGCGGGGCGGTCGCCGCGAGAGATCACCTGCAGGACTGGAACAGGCGGTTCGCCAGCTTCGCCGCACGTCTTGAGTCGGCCGCGGACGCGAAACGCGCGGTCGCTGATCGCGCGGCCAAGCTGATCGAATCGGACATGACCGTCTTCCTCGACGCCGGCTCGACGGGAGCCTTCGTCGCCGAGGCACTGGCGGCAATGTCGGTCCGCGGCGTGACGGTCTTCACGCACTCGCTCGCTGTCGCAGCGAGGCTTGGCCGGGCCGAGCACTTGGTGGTTCAG
It encodes the following:
- a CDS encoding DeoR/GlpR family DNA-binding transcription regulator translates to MPKVAQHIVEARRARAAALLREHRYLGVGEVAKRLGVSENTARRDLAVLAERSQAQRTFGGAVAARDHLQDWNRRFASFAARLESAADAKRAVADRAAKLIESDMTVFLDAGSTGAFVAEALAAMSVRGVTVFTHSLAVAARLGRAEHLVVQVLSGRLLARQAALLDESTLKQASALRCDLAILGAEAFDASGAWNSINEVVDLQRRVIVASDTTAICCDATKCSRRAPALLAGWDEIDLLVTDASAADLRRAGVPGGRERVLRPRSKRA
- a CDS encoding malate:quinone oxidoreductase; amino-acid sequence: MEDVNHNEAATSDVDIVLVGSGIMSASLGIMLRRLKPNARIRLFEAHDEFAGEASNGWHNAGTGHAGLCELSYTPHRGSGGEVDVSVAVKIFEQFEHSKQFWSSLVRDGVIDDPSTFVRPVPHIAFVFGQEQVDFLRSRH